cttttccatgtgttttcaatatgggactatgtttgcaaccttccaaccccaacaatcccctcctcaaacaaaggaccatgggcttcccacgtccgatccttgacccaccaggacttcctacccctcggtctacccgacctactaggacttcctgcccctcggtctacccgacctactaggacttcctgcccctcggtccaccagacctactaggacttccttgcctagccgcaactaggacttcctgcctggtgtctggtcctcttgatccgaacataggagccctcactttctttgttcgaggtcaatattgtactcacatggttcaatcagaccatagctcttatgcacagttggcggttaaaccttctggcagcccgggctctgataccaattgtaggatcgaaaagaatttagatatctccacaatagcatgatattgtccactttggacctagaccctcatggctttgctcttgggctctccccaaaaggcctcatgccaatggagatatctttctcttataaacccatgatcttttccatgtgttttcaatatgggactatgtttgcaaccttgcaaccccaacactcctcaaccagtagggcctatagagtttataacaaaaataccctaaaagttgaagaaacaactaatgtaatctttgatgaaaaaaataacctacctaagattaagagtacgcacttccataataatagaggttttgttcttttatgtagtcagtataaaaaaaaactacctcaaatggtcttgctcaatacactcatagtgtactagtgtaattttatagtcaagataaactaataccaaattacactacaaccactccaatggtttgtcccatttcatcttggttgtgagctactatttataatttataaggaactgataacatgatcttctttgtggcaccacacaccatgttatctaaaatataaattaaatagataactacacttaacataaatgtagacatttgaccaatgtggtttttatttcaaaataaatatttatacaaaaagttagacttttagtatacactctgacAAATCAAGCATGCTACAAATCCCTCTGGTAAATAACATGAGACTAAGTACTCTAGGTCCAGCCAGTTATGTAGTCAGTTAACCATATAATGGGTTACTTCTCAGAGAACCTTAAACTGATCGTCCGTACACTAACGGGTATGAAGCAAACCTAAGGTCAGGAAGTCCGACCAGGTTTATAAAGAGCTGCTTAACATCTGTGCGCATAAGAGACGAATACATTTGACCTGTATGAGTCCGTCCAACCATATTATCAGTCGAATACGCATGGAGGCCTTCTATCCCTTGCAAAAACCCCTAGGGTTAACCAGTAGTAGAGTCTAACGGGTGTACACAGAGAGACTCCTAGAGAGTAGGGAGTTTGACCTTTACCTCAATCGAACCTATGGTCGATCGATTGTGAGGTGTGGTCGGACATCCTCTAAACTTGATCGGCTATTGAATGACCAGACATGTTAGCTTCCCAGTTCAAGAGTAAAGCACTAAACATCCTATGTCCGACCGACTTAAGGGCCGGTTAGCCCTCTTCTGAACGACTTATAATCCGGTTGGATTGGCACTGCAAACCTTAGCGTTGGATGAATAATAAAATCAGATGGAAAATACTTCCTTTCCTTAAGTTTGACTGCTATACTATTTTAGTTTTAACCTCCACACCATTTTAGGATCTGCGTATTATATCCCGTATCAGCTCTCTTGCAAGTAACATGGAACCTCGTCATCCCAATACAATGCACATCAAGCACATTAATTTTGTTTCCATTATTATAACTTTTATTCtcttttgagtcatgtaattgtTAAGTCAAGCAGTTGAATGTTACCACATgatattttgaatttaaatctggCCCATCAATTATTTTCCTTGAAAAAAGAACTTATATCTAGTAATATaaatatcataattaattttttaaaaatataaaaattgaaaatattatAGCGTCCGTCCCATCAAAAAATTGGGGTAAAAAGAATTGGTGGGAATATTAATTATGAGTATGTATACTTCAAATCTACTTCAAGATTAGTCAAGCGAACAAAATAATTGAGGTAATAAATATATAGATCTTTCAATCGAACAACCAAATATCTCATTCTTAATCTGCATAAACCTATGAATTACACTCAAATATTCATGACAAGGAATTATTGAACGTAGGTGTAGAAATCGACAAGAGAAGAACAGAACAATCAACCACAGCACTGATCGATCACACATTTCGAACTCGATCGATCGCAGAAAGAAAACATTCCATTGATATATGCATTCATGCTTGTATATGTGTAGATGATATCGCCACTTAATTAGTTGTCTTCTTCCGCgtaggcttcttcttcttcctctgcgtCGGCAACGGCGTCTTGGTACTGTTGGTACTCCGACACGAGGTCGTTCATGTTGCTCTCCGCCTCGGTGAACTCCATCTCATCCATACCCTCGCCGGTGTACCAGTGCAAGAAAGCCTTGCGACGGAACATGACGGTAAACTGCTCCGACACGCGCCTGAACATCTCCTGGATGGACGTGGAGTTGCCCATGAAGGTAGCCGACATGGAGAGCCCAGTGGGCGGGATGTCGCACACGCTCGACTTCACGTTGTTCGGGATCCACTCCACGAAGTAGGACGAGTTCTTGTTCTGCACAGCGATCATCTGCTCGTCCACCTCCTTGGTGCTCATCTTCCCGCGGTACATGGCGGACGCCGTCAGGTAGCGGCCGTGCCGCGGGTCGGCAGCGCACATCATGTTCTTGGAGTCCCACATCTGCTGCGTCAACTCCGGGATGGTCAGCGCGCGGTACTGCTGCGACCCGCGTGACGTCAGCGGGGTGAATCCCACCATGAAGAAGTGGAGCCTCGGGAACGGGATCAAGTTCACCGCCAGCTTCCGCAGGTCGGAGTTCAGCTGCCCCGGGAACCGCAGGCAGCACGTCACTCCGCTCATCGTCGTCGATATCAGATGGTTCAAATCACCAACTGTATATGCACAAATCAATGGATCAATCCTGAATTAATCgatcaaaattaattagtaattaattatcaCATTGAGATACTCACAGCTTGGATTGGTGAGCTTGAGGGTGCGGAAGCAGATATCGTAGAGGGCCTCGTTGTCGAGCACCATGCACTCATCGGCGTTCTCCACCAGCTGGTGCACCGACAGCGTCGCGTTGTACGGCTCCACCACCGTGTCGGAGACCTTGGGCGAGGGGAACACCGAGAAGGTCAGCATCATTCGGTCCGGGTACTCCTCCCTTATTTTGGAAATCAGAAGCGTCCCCATGCCCGACCCTGTGCCGCCTCCCAGAGAGTGGCAGATTTGAAACCCTGCGCGCACGATcaaatcgatcgattgattgctcctttattgagGGATTTGGGGAGGTGTGAAGGAAGAACTCGCGCGTACCTTGAAGGCAATCGCAGTTCTCGGCCTCCTTGCGCACGACGTCGAGGACGGCGTCGATCAGCTCGGCGCCCTCAGTGTAGTGCCCCTTGGCCCAATTGTTGCCGGCGCCGTTCTGGCCGAAGACGAAGTTGTCGGGGCGGAAGAGCTGGCCGTAGGGGCCGGTGCGGAGGGCGTCCATGGTGCCGGGCTCCAGGTCCATGAGCACCGCTCGCGGCACGTACCGCCCCCCGCTCGCCTCGTTGTAGTACACATTCACCCGCTCCAGTTGCAACCGCGACTGCCCCACGTAGTTGCCCTTGGGATCGATGCCGTGTTCGTCCGACACCACCTCCCAGAACTTGCCCCCGATCTGGTTCCCGCACTGCCCTGCTTGCACGTGCAGTATCTCTCTCATCCTTCAGTCGATAGATCGAATTACTCTGCACAAATCCACAATCAATGGAGGAGAGAGTGGGATCGCCGTGAGCTTTTGTAGATGTGCGAGGAAGAAGGCAGAGATGGTTGGTGCAAAGAGAGGCACAGGTGGCAGAATGTGACGTGGGGGTTCACTTCCTGTAGCTTATAATTCCTGTAGCATTGAAAATATGCAACACCAAGCGTGAAGATTGAATCCAGTCGATCTGGCCCTGAGGACCAGAGCCTAATTAGCAGGAGGCTGATCCTACGTGATTCCTTCTTTATGTTTCCCCCCTATTTAAAATGGAGAAACAACGTGAGAGGGGAGCTGGTGACATGTGATCTTGTAGTTGACATGGACATGGCAACAGCAGCAGAGCTGGAACTTGCAAATATTATAACATGCACCTAGCTCATCACCTCTCCGTGCTTTGATTCTCTCTCAAATCATTGAGATTATAATACTTTCATGTGGATACATATAAGATTACAGACTACGTACACTGGACAAGAGAGCCATCATTTCCGACTAAACTTCGTCCAAGTCAACGAAATGGGAAAGAAAGAGATCTGGATCCAGTAATTAATTTAGGCCACTGGCTAAGTATGAAGTCTCTTCCCTGCTTGACAATTCAGATAAACTCTGATGTCTTCTGTAACAGGTAACAGCTAATCTACAATGCAGTATCTGGACAAAACAGGAGTGGTTTAGGTGTTACAGTCAACAATGTCGCAATTACATCTTCTCCTTCAAGTTACGTACGTGGAGCAGCCAAATGCcagataaaaaataaataaataaatcaaagatTATGCTCAAATTAAACCAAGAACGAAAGCAAGTGTGCAACAAACCCTCAGGTAACTATCATTTTACTCTTCGTTAATTGTCAAGTGGATCTGACAAGAGTCTCAGGACAGTGTGTGGATGCCAGCGAAGTCTCAATTATTGGAGAGATGACGTCGTTAGCCAACCAAGCACTTGAATGATTGTTTGCTGAGGCTTTCCTTCACTGCAATCCAGCGCCATGCAGTATATTCGCCTTCTGCTAGCTGCATGATTTGGCAGTAAAACTGAAATGGACAAATTGTGTCTCACTGATGCATGGGCTATTGTTGTTGCTCCGGCTTGCAACGCAAGTGGAGACGTCGCCGTCGTGGGTTCCACGTTGCTGTCGGTTCTGCTCAATCAGCCATTAAGTCCGGCGTCCCTACTGCTTCCAATATTTATGAATGAAAACCGAGTTAGGCACCGAGCAGACTGGTCGATCAGGTTGGTGTGGTTGGGCTAGTCGTGTTGGTCGTGCCAATCGAATCAGTTAAACTGGACGAGGTCGATAGTGATTCGATGCGTTAGATGAAATAGGAATCAAATGCACCGTCAGTGAGGTTTGTAAAAACACTATGAATGGGGCATGAATCTGTATTTGTCAACCCAACGAACTAAATGACATATGTGGTAGATGCCAAGTTTTTGTCAGGTATACAGCGGGTGAAAGAGACGGTTTTAGCTTAATAATATCCTCATACCTAAAAGATAGTACAGTGGACCAATTTCTAGGTGCTCCCTCACATATCAGCTCACATATCAGGACCATTCAAGGGGTTTCTTCCACAAATATGCCGTTGGAAAAATAATGGAAAATAGAGGAAATTACTCTTGAAATTGATATTCCAATATGAGCGAGATCATAATAGTCCCACATTTAAAGAAAAAATGAATGAAATTGACTCCAATATgaatgggagaatagtcccacttTTTATTATAACAAGGTTGAATTAGAATGAATTACTCGATCAGAAATGTAgttgatcatgtctgaaaactACAGAGATGATGCACTGAGTATGGTGGCGTGATAGTTGACTGGTAGAAGACCTCTTACTCCAATGAAAAGCTTCCTTTCAATCTTACGCACACGGTGATGAGCCAATTATAAAATGTCAGCACCTAAAAACTGAGGGGTGGAGTCCTTGGCGAAGACCCTCTGATGTAAGTCAGTATAAGTTCGAACAAGTGAATCAAGAACAGTAGTGTATGTGTCCGAGAGTATGTTGCAGATATTCAGAGAATGTAcctgatgtgcatagattgtatacacttatttaacatgttttgacgcacatttacgtACTTCgagcatgctttatctatacattttcgtacttccagctttcttttcaacatatttactatttttattcagagatctgctttttgAGCATTTcttaacttgtttccatgatcacacttgttaattaaactttttgatagagttaggagaatgcattaggaaTATGAAAGCattgtaaaacatatgaatttagattgtgacattttgcttgaggacaagcaaagatttaagtctaggagtgtgatgtgcgtagattatatacacttgtttagcatgttttgatgcacattcacgtacttcgagcatgctttatctatgcattttcgtactttcagctttcctttcagcatatttactctttttatttGGATATCTATTTTTTGGGCATTTTCTGTGTGTAGGAATTGATTTTGGAGAAGATTTGACACTTGAACGAAGAAGAAAGGCACAAGCCTTATGTGTCACACGACCAtgacatggggggttgcccaggtcgTGTGGTGATCATCACCCGTGTGGCTACaacagagaaggaagaagccatGGCCGTCTgagcatcacacggtcgtgctagGTTTGAAGCCAAGAAGGTtcatggccgtgtgcaccacacggccttgCAAGTCATCCAGAACTGAagctttacacggccgtgtagatttacacgggCGTGCAACATTTCTAGAGCCCAAGAATgtcttggccgtgtgcaccacatggcCGTGCAGGAGCTCCAGAGCTGGAGGCAGTGCGGGCCGTGAAGATCTACACGACCGTTCAAGGGGAGCAGTGGCAGATGCATGcccggccgtgtacaccacacagccgtgtgagatAGGCAATGATGGGAGTGAgccaggccgtgtgagcttcatACGGCCATGTCTcagggccgtgtggcacccaaaccccTCTTGTATATAAGgtcttcttcaagatttgaaaggggatcttctcccctttgggagagaacaagatttgggtgatttttctccatcttggagggattttgcagcgattcaaggggagatctTTAAGGCATCAACTCCGGAatcgaggattggatctgaagacgttcttcatcgtagataagctttctttctctcttttcttggatttggtaTCAAGAATGTTTGTAATCTTCTTCTCTTCGGATTTCTTACctcattttatggagtagatctcttgttctaggatggagggagtatttgtaatggagatttgaagtaaaactcttgtggatttactaatttcctatttctatgattttgccttgtttgtatccatttgatcttgtgtggattgttgtgtttggacctaattaccatgcttgattgaatgtttgaatatcttgtggatcttgtagagattgttactcattcaatttttcgagggacgttcgtgacagaaacaagcccgtgtaaggacgtttgagggataatcttgaaagggaaattatgttattcaagagggtaggatggattgtatgcattaatatttatatcttgatgaggttgagaagtgatgaattcttatgttgattatccgagggacgcacgtgacaatCAAGCCTATGTAAGGACTGAtggatcgtttgaagcgatagaggggggggggggggtgaatatcgcgcgctttaaaattattcttttcttttgaaaccaaagtcgtgcagcggaaaataaagagagacaaggtattttacttcgttcagagcctagctcgactcctactcgaaggcccgcagtccttgaccgcaccgatgggcaaagcactaaaactcttctctccgaactcctcggagagaagcagatcgtacaagtacaagagatataagatagtaacagctctactatcttatataatttaagtgcaacaataataaatttaCCGACAAATGAATTTGAAAGTCGAAGTTTGTGGTCGGCGCGAATGCAAAGATTGATGGAGATTTGTTGCTTCGAGCAGCTTGCAGAACAAAAATTTTTTGATCAGTAAAGTTGTTACTGGCCTCTGACctcgagccttaatttataggtgcactgaggttcggtcgatcgatccctctgttcggtcgaccgaacccttttatcggtcgaccgaacaagcttttaccttgttcgtcgaagtctaccagaatcttgaattaatgcgcgtttaatgttgattggatcggtcgactgatcctcttgttcggtcgaccgatcaacccttctttcctttgcttgctgatcgTGTCTGATGCACTGGCTGT
This window of the Zingiber officinale cultivar Zhangliang chromosome 3B, Zo_v1.1, whole genome shotgun sequence genome carries:
- the LOC122056471 gene encoding tubulin beta-7 chain-like encodes the protein MREILHVQAGQCGNQIGGKFWEVVSDEHGIDPKGNYVGQSRLQLERVNVYYNEASGGRYVPRAVLMDLEPGTMDALRTGPYGQLFRPDNFVFGQNGAGNNWAKGHYTEGAELIDAVLDVVRKEAENCDCLQGFQICHSLGGGTGSGMGTLLISKIREEYPDRMMLTFSVFPSPKVSDTVVEPYNATLSVHQLVENADECMVLDNEALYDICFRTLKLTNPSFGDLNHLISTTMSGVTCCLRFPGQLNSDLRKLAVNLIPFPRLHFFMVGFTPLTSRGSQQYRALTIPELTQQMWDSKNMMCAADPRHGRYLTASAMYRGKMSTKEVDEQMIAVQNKNSSYFVEWIPNNVKSSVCDIPPTGLSMSATFMGNSTSIQEMFRRVSEQFTVMFRRKAFLHWYTGEGMDEMEFTEAESNMNDLVSEYQQYQDAVADAEEEEEAYAEEDN